The following coding sequences lie in one Streptomyces sp. NBC_01224 genomic window:
- a CDS encoding sensor histidine kinase: MTRTKVMAWVGGVLYLLAVGLLIGGTPRASGTVHGIGALLAASLLVGVLRRGPVLALTMALFGSTAVVVGPPSSAGVDLSASYQGQFLSYLAVDLVLGYIVATRARRASTVAAATSLVVQLLLVGGFAHGDSLTVNLVITLLAMAAACTAGLLSRERREHAVALRAQEVAEAVIAERLRIARELHDMVAHSIGIIAIQAGVGSRVIRTQPAEAHEALRAIEATSRETLSGLRRTLVALRQADPDAEVSGRAPLTPSPGLADLERLAATTADAGVRVDVRRGGEQRPLPADIDLSAYRIVQEALTNVVRHAGTGHCRVTIEYGDGELSVEIVDDGRGATEDGPAHGFGIVGMRERVALLHGRLSAGPRPEGGFRVAARLPLPDAAVVPVQAR, translated from the coding sequence ATGACGAGAACGAAGGTCATGGCCTGGGTGGGGGGTGTTCTGTACCTCCTCGCGGTAGGTCTGCTCATAGGAGGCACGCCGCGGGCTTCGGGCACGGTCCACGGCATCGGGGCACTGCTGGCGGCGAGCCTGCTCGTCGGCGTCCTGCGACGCGGGCCGGTCCTGGCCCTGACCATGGCGCTGTTCGGATCCACGGCCGTGGTGGTGGGTCCCCCAAGCTCCGCCGGCGTGGATCTGTCGGCTTCGTACCAGGGCCAGTTCTTGTCGTATCTGGCGGTGGACCTCGTCCTGGGCTACATCGTCGCCACCCGCGCGCGGCGGGCTTCGACCGTCGCCGCGGCCACATCCCTCGTCGTCCAGCTCCTGCTCGTCGGCGGCTTCGCGCACGGCGACAGCCTGACCGTCAACCTCGTGATCACCCTCCTGGCGATGGCCGCGGCCTGCACGGCCGGTCTGCTGAGCCGCGAGCGCCGCGAGCACGCGGTGGCGCTGCGCGCGCAGGAGGTGGCCGAGGCCGTCATCGCCGAACGGCTGCGGATCGCACGGGAGTTGCACGACATGGTCGCGCACAGCATCGGCATCATCGCCATCCAGGCCGGGGTGGGAAGCCGGGTCATCCGGACACAGCCCGCGGAGGCCCACGAGGCGCTGCGAGCCATCGAAGCCACCAGCAGAGAGACCTTGTCGGGCCTGCGGCGCACGCTGGTGGCACTCCGTCAGGCAGACCCGGACGCAGAGGTTTCGGGGCGGGCACCGCTCACGCCTTCGCCCGGTCTGGCGGACCTCGAACGGCTGGCGGCGACGACGGCGGACGCCGGCGTACGCGTCGACGTGCGCCGCGGCGGGGAACAGCGCCCGCTGCCCGCCGACATCGACCTGTCGGCCTACCGTATCGTCCAGGAGGCGCTGACCAATGTGGTCCGCCACGCGGGCACCGGACACTGCCGGGTGACCATCGAGTACGGGGACGGGGAACTATCCGTGGAAATCGTCGACGACGGGCGCGGCGCCACCGAGGACGGCCCGGCCCACGGCTTCGGCATCGTGGGCATGCGCGAGCGGGTCGCTCTGCTGCACGGCCGCCTCAGCGCCGGGCCGCGTCCCGAGGGCGGCTTCCGGGTGGCGGCGCGGCTGCCCCTGCCCGACGCCGCCGTAGTTCCGGTGCAGGCCCGATGA
- a CDS encoding response regulator transcription factor → MTGSPVRVLLVDDQPLVRSGLRVITADHPDLEVVGEASTGAEAVQLVGDLCPDVVVMDIRMPGMDGIEATRLITAGPATARVLVLTTFDEDDHVYGALRAGASGFMVKDMALDDILAAIRVVAAGDALIAPGVTRRLIAEFAGRPEAAPARSPRLVEGITEREREVLTLVGRGRSNAEIAEDLFITVATAKSHVSRLLTKLGARDRVQLVITAYETGLVTLPG, encoded by the coding sequence ATGACCGGCAGTCCCGTACGCGTCCTGCTCGTCGACGACCAGCCGCTGGTGCGGTCCGGCCTGCGCGTGATCACGGCCGACCACCCCGACCTGGAGGTCGTCGGCGAGGCGTCCACCGGCGCCGAGGCGGTCCAACTGGTCGGGGACCTATGCCCCGACGTCGTGGTGATGGACATCCGGATGCCCGGCATGGACGGGATCGAGGCCACTCGACTGATCACCGCCGGTCCGGCGACCGCCCGCGTCCTCGTCCTGACCACCTTCGACGAGGACGACCACGTCTACGGTGCGCTCCGGGCCGGAGCGAGCGGCTTCATGGTCAAGGACATGGCGCTCGACGACATCCTCGCGGCGATCCGTGTGGTCGCCGCCGGCGACGCGCTGATCGCCCCGGGTGTCACGCGTCGTCTGATCGCGGAGTTCGCCGGGCGCCCCGAAGCCGCCCCGGCACGCTCCCCACGGCTGGTCGAGGGCATCACCGAGCGGGAACGGGAAGTCCTGACCCTGGTCGGGCGCGGCCGGTCGAACGCCGAGATCGCGGAGGACCTCTTCATCACGGTGGCCACCGCCAAGTCGCACGTGTCGCGCCTGCTCACCAAATTGGGCGCCCGGGACCGGGTTCAGCTCGTGATCACCGCCTATGAGACGGGGCTCGTCACGCTGCCCGGCTGA